The following are encoded together in the Glycine max cultivar Williams 82 chromosome 8, Glycine_max_v4.0, whole genome shotgun sequence genome:
- the LOC100306286 gene encoding putative 30S ribosomal protein S10, chloroplastic, producing the protein MAVSSLSVTPLSLSNSSPSLSSKPKFPSLCFLSGNNTTLRVTCPKPLHSSTVVHVATEALDSSPDPLDPPPETLDDDSDATTFEVGDLGTPSTSAISIGGDADTMAPKQKIRIKLRSYWVPLIEDSCKQILDAARTTNAKTMGPVPLPTKKRIYCVLKSPHVHKDARFHFEIRTHQRLIDILYPTAQTIDSLMQLDLPAGVDVEVKL; encoded by the exons ATGGCGGTTTCTTCTCTCTCTGTTACTCCTCTTTCGCTCTCAAATTCTTCCCCCTCTCTATCTTCCAAGCCAAAGTTTCCATCTTTGTGTTTTCTCTCTGGCAACAACACCACATTGAGGGTAACATGCCCAAAACCTCTGCACTcatccactgttgttcatgtTGCTACCGAAGCGTTGGATTCATCCCCTGATCCCTTGGACCCACCTCCAGAAACCCTTGATGATGACTCTGACGCCACCACCTTTGAG GTTGGTGACTTGGGGACTCCTAGCACTTCAGCAATTAGCATTGGTGGCGATGCAGATACA ATGGCACCAAAGCAGAAGATTAGAATCAAGCTTAGGTCTTACTGGGTGCCCTTGATAGAGGATTCCTGCAAGCAGATATTAGATGCTGCAAGGACTACCAACGCGAAAACAATGGGACCCGTGCCATTACCAACCAAGAAGCGAATCTACTGTGTTCTTAAATCCCCGCACGTACATAAGGATGCCCGGTTCCATTTCGAGATCAGAACTCACCAGCGTCTCATTGATATTCTATATCCTACAGCTCAAACAATAGATTCTCTGATGCAACTTGATCTTCCTGCTGGTGTTGATGTGGAGGTCAAGCTGTAG
- the LOC102668051 gene encoding B3 domain-containing protein At2g33720 produces MRNSVNKDDGRMRTNVMREREEEDNHWDYSTKLMLYDDPWKIKKLLTKSDLGNLSRLLLPKELIEDLVLPVLSVESQREAKTQKGTKITIWDVDTQSMHYLVFKFWASSRSYVFIDNWNKDFVNRRSLHIKDEIGLHWDLYKNRFNFSVLVRAPLN; encoded by the coding sequence ATGAGAAACTCTGTCAATAAAGATGATGGAAGAATGAGAACTAATGTGATGAGAgagagggaagaagaagacaatcATTGGGACTACTCAACAAAGTTGATGCTTTATGATGACCCATGGAAGATAAAGAAATTGCTCACAAAGAGTGACCTTGGCAACTTGAGTAGACTCTTGCTCCCCAAGGAATTGATAGAGGACTTGGTGCTGCCTGTGTTGAGTGTTGAATCCCAAAGAGAAGCTAAGACTCAAAAGGGAACCAAAATTACTATTTGGGATGTGGACACCCAATCCATGCATTATCTTGTCTTCAAGTTTTGGGCTTCTTCAAGAAGTTATGTTTTCATTGACAACTGGAACAAAGATTTTGTTAATAGAAGGAGCTTGCATATTAAAGATGAAATTGGACTTCACTGGGATCTGTACAAAAATCGGTTTAATTTTTCCGTTCTTGTTCGTGCCCctctaaattaa
- the LOC100780702 gene encoding cytochrome b561 and DOMON domain-containing protein At5g47530: MAVSSIRNPFLLLLLLLTFFTAIIVPATPQPCNSYKFPNKVNYAACKDLPVLESSLHWNYHPSSGAIDVAFNKANVNDSSWVAWAINPTSKGMLGSQAFVAVYRSDGSIKAYTSPITSYATMLQEGNLSFPVYGVSASYTNRHVIIFASFQLPGNTTLVNHAWQEGLVSDDGTLRPHSFSRANLQSFGTLDFLSGKVSQTGGNVDSRITLRKVHGILNTISWGILMPIGVILARYLKVFDGLGPTWFHLHRACQSLAFFIGIAGFGTGLYIGNHYGVHNAPHRCVGITLLCLAIIQVCVAVFLRPKKDHKYRMFWNIFHYLVGYSIIALAIWNVWKGFEILNAQNIWKKTYVGSIISLAIIAMVLEVITWTWVCIKKRVKNPENHVEIVIS, translated from the exons ATGGCGGTTTCTTCCATTAGAAATCCATTCCTATTGTTGCTCTTGTTACTAACATTTTTCACAGCGATCATTGTTCCTGCCACCCCACAACCATGCAACTCATACAAATTTCCCAATAAAGTTAACTATGCGGCATGCAAGGACTTGCCGGTGCTTGAATCCTCACTGCACTGGAACTATCACCCATCTTCGGGTGCAATCGATGTTGCATTCAATAAGGCCAACGTGAATGATTCTAGTTGGGTTGCATGGGCCATAAATCCCACCTCAAAGGGCATGCTTGGTTCACAAGCATTCGTGGCTGTTTATAGATCTGATGGAAGTATCAAAGCCTATACGTCACCAATAACAAGTTATGCGACAATGTTGCAAGAGGGTAATCTCAGTTTTCCGGTTTATGGTGTTTCTGCATCCTACACAAACCGGCATGTCATCATCTTCGCCAGTTTTCAACTTCCCGGGAATACGACTTTGGTGAATCATGCTTGGCAAGAAGGCTTGGTTTCCGATGATGGCACTCTCAGACCACACTCTTTTTCACGCGCTAATCTTCAGTCTTTTGGAACCTTAGATTTCTTATCCGGGAAGGTTTCCCAAACAGGTGGGAATGTGGACTCAAGAATCACGTTGAGAAAG GTTCATGGAATTTTGAATACCATAAGTTGGGGAATTCTAATGCCGATTGGGGTAATATTGGCTCGCTACTTGAAGGTATTTGATGGTTTAGGACCCACTTGGTTTCACTTGCATCGAGCATGTCAATCACTGGCATTTTTTATTGGCATTGCTGGCTTTGGTACTGGTTTGTATATTGGAAATCATTATGGCGTTCATAACGCTCCTCACAGATGTGTTGGAATCACTCTGTTGTGTCTCGCAATTATACAAGtctgtgttgctgtgttttTGAGGCCTAAGAAGGATCACAAGTATAGAATGTTTTGgaacatttttcattatttagttGGTTATTCAATTATTGCCTTGGCCATATGGAACGTCTGGAAAGGTTTTGAGATTCTCAACGCTCAGAATATCTGGAAAAAGACCTATGTGGGCTCAATCATTTCCTTGGCTATAATTGCTATGGTATTGGAGGTGATAACTTGGACCTGGGTGTGCATCAAGAAGAGGGTCAAGAATCCTGAGAATCATGTTGAAATCGttattagttag
- the LOC102668312 gene encoding B3 domain-containing protein At2g33720, translating to MRNFDNEDDGRMRTRVMRESEEEGNHWGYSTKLMLYDDPWKIKKLLTKSDLGNLSRLLLPKELIEDLVLPVLSVESQREAKTQKGTKITIWDVDTQSMHYLVFKFWASSRSYVFIDNWNKDFVNRRNLHIKDEIGLHWDLYKNRFNFSVLVRAPLN from the coding sequence ATGAGAAACTTTGACAATGAAGATGATGGAAGAATGAGAACTCGTGTGATGAGAGAGAGTGAAGAAGAAGGCAATCATTGGGGCTACTCAACAAAGTTGATGCTTTATGATGACCCATGGAAGATCAAGAAATTGCTCACAAAGAGTGACCTTGGCAACTTGAGTAGACTCTTGCTCCCCAAGGAATTGATAGAGGACTTGGTGCTGCCTGTGTTGAGTGTTGAATCCCAAAGAGAAGCTAAGACTCAAAAGGGAACCAAAATTACTATTTGGGATGTGGACACCCAATCCATGCATTATCTTGTCTTCAAGTTTTGGGCTTCTTCAAGAAGTTATGTTTTCATTGACAACTGGAACAAAGATTTTGTTAATAGAAGGAACTTGCATATTAAAGATGAAATTGGACTTCACTGGGATCTGTACAAAAATCGGTTTAATTTTTCCGTTCTTGTCCGTGCCCctctaaattaa
- the LOC100809407 gene encoding uncharacterized protein produces the protein MAVNNCCFVEWKEQFVSQERGNRVVHYYLKDSAGESVLAVVGTERSVRHMCYVVAEEFLEICGMEGSIPTGFKWRSRREVVDWLTSTLSKQNLQGDRSVSAGHNLVPSHEATNDSVNEIIGLSAQITDDKDFPTSNSKLSNSDIVWSGVAWRCGKQLKHYPAFFRNGIKIAIQSFVFVMGKGENHYIAYVEDMYEDRRGQKKIKVRWFHHNQEVKGVVPVRNPHPREVFITPYSQVISSECVDGSATVLTREDFEKCMPFFSPTSRDRIHLCFRQFRSNKIKPFDLSKLRGYYAQPILSCLHLDSIQHPEFLAREDEELSAGDDVKVGVKRRRGDKGSPQSWISRQGVRKLSRNKQMMVYKTFQVANYARSERILLSRKQVGSQPWSNHKYKVDDKIELLCQDSGIRGCWFRCTVVQVARKQLKVQYDDVQDEDGSGNLEEWIPSFKLARPDKLGMRHSGRPTIRPAPTYEEQELAVEVGSAVDAWWSDGWWEGVVTRIDNCGDDSVEVHFPGECLLMNVCKKDLRISRDWLGDSWINIKAKPEITKSIFTANNSFNTKLSVSPSIAKDVDSVGFANSCHGDPVSKKSNEPVVIKEENFVSCDGSDKEENFVSCDGSAEDGDCVQDNKPSSEKSTQADNIDTHINCDNEENCGDNDNDNNSNDGGGNKNDDDNGNKDMGVFGTSGPDQETVELMEVAV, from the exons ATGGCTGTAAACAATTGCTGTTTCGTGGAATGGAAAGAGCAGTTTGTTTCTCAGGAGCGCGGTAATCGTGTGGTTCACTATTACCTGAAGGATTCTGCTGGGGAATCCGTCCTTGCAGTTGTTGGCACTGAGAGGAGTGTTAGGCACATGTGCTATGTTGTTGCTGAGGAGTTTCTTGAAATTTGTGGGATGGAGGGTTCCATTCCAACCGGTTTCAAATGGAGATCTAGAAGAGAGGTGGTGGATTGGCTGACATCGACGCTATCAAAGCAGAACCTGCAGGGAGATAGAAGTG TATCAGCTGGTCATAACTTGGTACCATCTCATGAGGCCACAAATGACAGTGTCAATGAAATTATTGGTCTGTCTGCTCAAATAACAGATGACAAG GACTTTCCAACGAGTAACTCCAAATTGTCCAATTCAGACATTGTTTGGTCAGGAGTTGCGTGGAGATGTGGCAAACAACTTAAGCATTATCCTGCTTTTTTCAGGAATGGCATCAAAATAGCG ATTCAATCCTTTGTTTTTGTTATGGGCAAGGGAGAGAACCATTATATTGCTTATGTAGAGGATATGTATGAAGACAGGAGGGGACAGAAAAAGATCAAAGTGAGGTGGTTTCACCATAATCAGGAAGTCAAGGGTGTAGTTCCTGTACGAAATCCTCACCCTCGGGAAGTTTTTATCACACCTTATTCCCAAGTCATTAGTTCAGAGTGCGTAGATGGTTCTGCCACAGTCTTAACTCGTGAAGACTTTGAAAAATGCATGCCTTTTTTTTCCCCCACTTCAAGGGACAGAATACATTTGTGCTTTAGGCAGTTTAGAAGCAACAAAATCAAGCCCTTTGACTTGAGTAAATTGCGTGGTTACTATGCTCAACCAATTCTTTCTTGCTTACACCTTGATTCAATCCAGCACCCTGAGTTCCtagcaagagaagatgaagagtTGAGTGCAGGTGATGATGTGAAAGTAGGAGTCAAGAGGAGGAGGGGTGATAAGGGGTCTCCTCAGTCTTGGATAAGTCGCCAGGGGGTTAGGAAGTTAAGTAGAAATAAGCAAATGATGGTATACAAAACCTTCCAGGTTGCAAATTATGCAAGATCAGAAAGGATATTGCTTTCTCGGAAGCAGGTTGGGAGTCAACCTTGGTCTAACCACAAATACAAGGTTGATGACAAGATAGAGTTGCTTTGTCAAGATAGTGGCATCAGAGGCTGCTGGTTCAGGTGTACAGTTGTTCAGGTAGCCCGGAAGCAGTTGAAAGTCCAATATGATGATGTCCAGGATGAAGATGGAAGTGGAAATCTTGAG GAATGGATCCCTTCTTTCAAGTTAGCCAGGCCTGATAAACTTGGGATGAGGCATTCTGGCCGCCCCACCATCAGGCCAGCTCCAACTTATGAGGAACAAGAACTAGCTGTTGAGGTTGGAAGTGCAGTTGATGCATGGTGGAGTGATGGCTGGTGGGAGGGGGTTGTAACTAGAATTGACAACTGTGGGGATGATAGTGTTGAAGTCCACTTTCCTG GTGAATGCTTGCTGATGAATGTGTGCAAGAAGGATTTAAGAATATCTAGAGATTGGTTAGGGGACAGTTGGATTAACATTAAGGCAAAACCTGAAATAACTAAATCTATATTCACAGCTAATAATAGCTTTAACACAAAGCTTTCTGTGTCCCCATCTATTGCTAAAGATGTGGACTCTGTTGGTTTTGCTAATTCATGTCATGGTGATCCTGTTAGTAAGAAGTCAAATGAACCAGTTGTTATCAAAGAAGAGAATTTTGTGTCTTGTGATGGCTCTGATAAAGAAGAGAATTTTGTGTCATGTGATGGCTCTGCTGAAGATGGGGACTGTGTCCAGGATAATAAACCCTCTTCAGAAAAAAGTACTCAAGCTGATAATATTGATACACATATCAATTGTGATAATGAAGAGAATTGTggtgataatgataatgataacaatagcaatgatggtggtggtaacaagaatgatgatgataatggcAATAAAGATATGGGGGTATTTGGAACTTCTGGACCGGACCAAGAAACTGTAGAGCTCATGGAAGTGGctgtataa
- the LOC100809940 gene encoding zinc transporter 11 produces MSPSFCTSLFLFTLSLLFFLFFSLSVSAHSGHHDDGDADSDATPDLRARPLILAKVWCLIVIFIATFVSGVSPYILKWNEGFLVLGTQFAGGVFLGTAMMHFLSDANETFGDLTQKEYPFAFMLACAGYLMTLLADAVISSLFNNMGRHAQDVQGQGADVNKLSSNGVTSQSQHRSHDANHHLASPALGYVHSVGDTVLLIVALCAHSVFEGLAIGVAETKADAWKALWTICLHKIFAAIAMGIALLRMIPDRPLVSCAVYAFAFAISSPIGVAIGIILDATTQGHVADWIFAISMGLACGVFIYVSVNHLLAKGYMPHRPTKVDSAYFKFLAVFLGVGVIAVVMIWDT; encoded by the exons ATGTCACCTTCTTTTTGCACATCCCTCTTCCTCTTCACACTCTCCCTTCTCTTCTTCCTATTCTTCTCCCTCTCCGTCTCCGCCCACAGCGGCCACCACGACGACGGTGACGCCGACTCCGACGCCACCCCCGACCTCCGTGCTCGGCCCTTGATTCTCGCGAAGGTGTGGTGCCTGATCGTGATCTTCATCGCCACCTTCGTCTCGGGCGTTTCCCCCTACATTCTGAAATGGAACGAGGGGTTCTTGGTTCTGGGGACCCAGTTTGCTGGGGGAGTGTTTCTGGGAACTGCCATGATGCATTTTCTCAGCGACGCTAATGAGACCTTCGGGGACTTGACTCAAAAGGAGTACCCTTTCGCCTTCATGCTGGCGTGTGCAGGCTACTTGATGACCCTCCTCGCTGATGCCGTCATTTCCTCGCTTTTCAACAATATGGGGCGTCATGCCCAGGATGTCCAAGGTCAAG GGGCTGATGTGAACAAATTAAGTAGCAACGGCGTTACTTCTCAATCACAACACCGG AGCCATGACGCTAATCACCATTTAGCAAGTCCTGCACTTGGATATGTCCATTCAGTTGGAGACACCGTTTTATTGATTGTTGCCCTTTGTGCACATTCTGTGTTTGAGGGCTTAGCAATTGGAGTTGCAGAGACCAAAGCAGATGCATGGAAAGCCTTGTGGACAATATGTCTGCACAAGATATTTGCAGCCATTGCCATGGGAATTGCTCTCCTAAGAATGATTCCTGACCGTCCCCTTGTGTCGTGTGCTGTCTATGCTTTCGCGTTTGCCATCTCCAGTCCAATTGGTGTGGCCATTGGAATCATATTGGATGCCACAACACAGGGTCACGTGGCGGATTGGATCTTTGCTATATCAATGGGTCTGGCTTGTGGAGTGTTTATCTATGTATCAGTAAACCATCTGTTGGCAAAAGGGTACATGCCCCACAGACCGACAAAGGTTGACTCGGCCTATTTCAAGTTTCTTGCTGTGTTCTTGGGTGTGGGAGTGATAGCGGTGGTAATGATTTGGGACACCTAA